GAATACGAACGAGCGGGATAAGTAGGAAAATAATCATCTGAAGCAAATTGTTGGTTCGCTGTTTTCGGTTGATAGCTTGAAGGTTGCTGGTTTGTACTGTATGGAGTTGTGCTTTTTTCTGCCATCACTTTGCGAGCATTACGAACGCTTTTCTCAACGCGTTTTTTAATCTTCGCAGCAGCATGATCTGCCTCTTCAGCACTGACCTCAGCTACTTCATTACCCTGCAAATCAACGCGCATTTCACGTGCTTTTAAACATGCCAAGTAATCAAGACGACGCGTAAATAAAACGACAGCCTCCCTAAGTTTACTCTTAGAAATACCAACCTCAGCAGCTTTATCTGCATGCAGCAAAATATCATTCATAATCCCACCCTTTAATGGACGGATTCGTAATGAGTTATCAAACGCAGCAGGGAAATTAGCCGCAAGCCATAACAACGCATCAGAGCGTGCTTTTTTAGACTGGTTTTTTTGAGCTTTATTAATAACAGCGGTGCGCGGGTGCAGCTCCTGTTTTCTCATCAGTGTACCCTTTAGAAATTGGTTGCCTATCCGAAAATAATATGATCATTCACCTTCTGAATGAGCGCACAATGTACAATGTTTAAGGGTTGTTTGCAAGCACTCTAAGTAAGTTCATCTGTTTCCAAGAGAAACATCAAAATTCTAGGTAGAAAAAAAATCAATATTCAGCCTATAATTAATTTAAATTGAGACTACCATGTATATCCATGAGACGATTATTTATAGCTTTCTTTTGTGCCTTTCTGCCCTGGACTATTTTTCTTATAAATGATAACCCAGGAGGTGCTTTCGTTGCCCTGGTAATGCAAGCGACACTGATTGGTTGGCCCTTTGCATCCGTGTGGGCTTGGCGTACCCAATATCCTCCCAAGGATCAGGATACACAAAAAAAGACCCCTTAAGGTCCAAACCCTCATCAATAATTTGCATTGAACATAAGGAATACCATGTTAACTCGTGTTATCGTAAATGGAGCCAATGGTAAAATGGGAGCATTGGCTTGTGAAACGCTCAACGCTCATCCTGAATTTACCTTAGTTGCTCAACTTGGCCGACAAGATAATTTAGCTCAAGTAATTCATGATACCCAAGCACAGATTGTGGTTGATTTAACACGAGCAGATACGGTGTATCAAAATAGTCTGACGATTATCAATAATGGAGCTCGC
Above is a genomic segment from Legionella lytica containing:
- a CDS encoding ProQ/FinO family protein, which gives rise to MRKQELHPRTAVINKAQKNQSKKARSDALLWLAANFPAAFDNSLRIRPLKGGIMNDILLHADKAAEVGISKSKLREAVVLFTRRLDYLACLKAREMRVDLQGNEVAEVSAEEADHAAAKIKKRVEKSVRNARKVMAEKSTTPYSTNQQPSSYQPKTANQQFASDDYFPTYPARSYSAQAPAQPARSAVVVKHKTTRQYDPDAVARLKEKLGLSRSLEEKKEVVE